The genomic stretch TACTTCGGTGAGCTCGAGAAAAAATATCACGCTTTCTACGCGCCAATTGCGAAGGTCTATGTCGCCGGCAAGGAACTGTTGCCGCTGGGCATCGAAATCACCAGCGTCACCGTGGATCACAGCCTGGCAGGCTCCGATCAATTCTCGTTTGTGGTCAACAATGCCTTTGACATTCGCGCGCGTGAATTCCGCTGGCTGGGCGATCTCTTTGCGTTTGGCAAGCGCGTGAAGATCGAAATGGGTTACCGCGATGAGCTCAAGTTGAAGATGCACGGCCTGGTCACCGAAGTGCGCACCAGCTTTCCCGCCGGCGGCCTGCCGCAAATCACGGTGAGCGGCTTCGATCTCTCCTACTGCATGGGCCGCGGCAAAAAATCCGAGCGCTGGGACGACAAGACCGACAGCTTTGTCATCTCCCAAATTGCGCGTAAGCACAGCCTCACGCCCCAGGTCGATGACACGCGCGTCAGCCATCCCCGCATCGAGCAAAGCCAGGAAAGCGATTTGGAGTTCATCAAGAAGCTGGCCGAGCGCAACGGCTTCGAGCTGTACGTGTTCGATGAGACGTTGCACTGCCGGCCGGCTTTCGACGAGAAGGATCCAACCTTCGAGTTCGAATGGGGCAGAGGATTGGCCAGCTTCACCCCGGAGATCAACATCTCCGAACAAATCACCGAAGTGGAGGTGAGAGGCTGGAACGTCAAAACCAAGCAAGAGATCGTCGGCAAAGCCAAAGCCGGAGAGGAGCCGGGCCGCAGCGGCGACCGGCAAAGCGGCGGGGAAGTGATCAAGCAGATCTGCCGGGACGAGCCGCCGGTGCATCGCGTGCGCCAGCCGGTGTACAGCCAGGAGGAGGCCAATCGCCGGGCACAGGCGATTCTCAAAAAGCGCGGTGAAGGTTTTGTCAAAGGCAGCGGCGAAGTGATCGGCATTCCCCTGCTGTTCATTGACCAAATCATCGGCTTCAAGGGGCTGGGCCAAAAGTTCAGCAAGAACTACTACCTCGAAAAAAGCACGCACACGGTGAGCGCCTCCGGCTACAAAACCACCTTCAATGTGAAGGACACGACCATATGAACATGTTCGACATGTCGCAGGAGAGCGAAGATCAGGAAACCGGCGGCAAAATCAAGGGAGTTGCCGTCGGCGTGGTCACCAACAACAAAGACCCGCAAGGCATGGGACGGGTGAAGATCCGCTTTCCGTGGCGGGAGCACCAGGACGAGAGCTACTGGGCGCGCATTGCAACTCTGATGGCGGGTAAGGATCGCGGCAGCTTCTTTCTGCCCGAAGTCGGCGATGAAGTGCTGGTGGCGTTTGAACGCGAAGACATTCGCCACCCCTACGTCGTCGGCGGCCTGTGGAATGGCCAGGACAAACCGCCGGAAACCAACAGCGACGGCAAGAACAACATTCGCAAAATCAAATCGCGCAGCGGCCATGAGATAATTTTCAACGACGATCATGAGGCCAAGAAGGAGAAGGTCGAAATCCACACCAAAGCTGGCCACAAAGTGGTGCTGGATGATGCTGCGGGCAGCGAGAAGATCGAAGTCCGCGACAAGTCCGGTTCGAATTTCATCGTGATCGACTCGGTGCAAAACAGCATCACCATCGAAAGCACGGCGCAATTGAAAATCAAATCACAAAAAATCGACATCGAAGCCGGCGCCACCATGACGCTCAAGGCCAGCGGCGCGTTGACGATTCAAGGCGCGATCGTGAAGATCAATTAATCCGCCGGCAGTTTGGCAATGACCGCCACACAACTGTCATCCTGCAAGGACCTTGTGAAGATTCAAGCACAACGCCGCTGTCATCCTGCAAGGACCTTGTGAAGATTCAAGCACAACGCCACCGTCATCCTGTAAGGACCTTGTGAAGAATTAAGCACACCGCCAAGTCCTTCACAAGCTTCTCAAATGTGATGCAAACGCATCCGTGCAATAATCGCTTTGCTCTCGAGGAACACCCATGGGAATGCCCGCAGCACGCGTTGGCGATCCAACCAATCACGGCACGCCGTTGAGCCCCGGCCCCGGCAGTGTGAACGTGCTCATCGGCGGCAAGCCGGCCTGGCGCGCCGGCAGTGATTTTCACACCTGCCCGTTGTTTACCGGCGTTGTGCCCCATGTGGGCGGCATGGTGGCGGTGGGCAGCGTCACGGTCTTGATCAACAACTTGCCGGCAGTGCGCCAGGGCGATATGATTGTCGAGAACGGGCCGCCCAATTCCATAGCAGTCGGCGAACCAACGGTGCTGATCGGCTAGACGGTCTCCGTTCGAAAACACCACCGCCCGGGCGGTCTTTGCCCTTCCGGACGGACACCAAATAGAGAAGCAGTCATGCCCAAATCATTTCTTGGCCGCGGCTGGAAGTTTCCGGTGATGGTGAATCTCAGCAGCGGCAAAATCGCCATGTCCGAGTTCGAGCAGGATATTCGCGAGGCGATCTGGATCATCCTTTCCACCGCGCCGGGCGAGCGCGTGATGCGGCCGGAATTCGGCTGCGGCATTCATGATCTCGTCTTCGCCTCCATGAACAAAGCCACCCTGGGCGCGATCGAAGCCAGCGTGCGTGACGCGCTGACGCGCTGGGAGGCGCGCGTTGATTTGATCAAGATCGAAATCTCCACCGCGGAAGCCGGCAACGGCAAACTGCTGATCAGCATCGACTATCGCGTGCGCGAAACCAACAACGAATTCAATCTGGTTTATCCCTTCTACTTGTCCGAAGGAACTTGAGGCCATGGCCCGCGAAAAGCCCAAAATTGATCAGAGAAAATTCAGCGACCTGCTGGCGCTGCTCAAGCAACGGCTGCCGCACTACACGCCGGAATGGCCGGGGACGGACGATCAGGATAGTGGCGTGGCCCTGCTCAAGCTCTTCTCGCATTTGACCGAGAGCGTGATCAAACGCCTCAACCAAACGCCGCACCAGAATCTCGTCGCCTTTCTCAGCATGCTGGGCATCAAGCTGTTGCCCGCGGAACCCAGCCGTGTGCCGGTGCGCTTCAAACTCGTGTCCGGCACCAGCAATGAAGTTCTCGTTCCGCAACGCACGCAAACCACCTCGGCGGCGACCGATACGCGCCCCGAATTGCCGTTCGAAACTGAGGAAGATCTGCTCACCACGCCCAGCCCGTTGGCGAGTGTGGTCAGTATTGATCCGGAGAAAGACGCCATTTACCAGCCGCCGCTCGGCTTCCTCGAGCGGGAAATGCCGGATACCAGCGCGGTGGCCTACGCGCTCATTTCTTTTTCGCGCGCCGGCTCCAGCACGCTGCAGCTCGATCACACCGACAACTTGGAAGAAGGAGATCTGCTCAAACTGGTGAGTACGACTGCGATGAGCAGCGCCGCCGCCGAAACCTGCGTCTGTCCGGCACTCAGCGAAGAGAGCGAAACGACTGCAGCGGCTGTTGCTGAATACGTCCCCATCGCCGAAATCAAAGGCACGATCGTTGTGCTCACGACAAAACTCATGCGCGATTACGCGCCCGGCACGCCGGTGGAGAAGATCACCAAGTTCCATGTGTTCGAGAGCAGAAATCTGCAGGAGCATATTCTCTATCTGGGCCACAAGGATTTGTTCAATGTCAAAAGCCCAGTGCTGTTCACGCTGAACATTACGCTCATGGCCGGCACCGAGCAAGGTCTTGAGTCATTGCAGGTGGCTTGGGAGTACTGGGGTGACATCAAAGGACAAGAGGGTGCGGATTGGCAGGCTTTCGCAGTGCGATTGGACGGCAGCGATGGCCTCAGTCAAAACGGAAGTATTGAGCTCATCAAAACCACCGAGGGTGAGATCAAGGAACTGGAGGTCAACGGCATCAAGAATCGCTGGATACGCGCCAAGCTGCAAGAGCCATTGCCGGCCAATGCCACGCGCCGGCTGCCGGTGTTGGACAACATTTCGTTTCTGGTGAAATCCGAGGGCGCAGCTTTGCCGCCGGATCAAGCCTTTCACAACGACACGCCGCTGGACGTGAATTTGCCGTTCTACCCCTTCGGACTGGAGCCTAGGCTGTTTGACAGGTTTCAGTTGGCGAGCAAGGAGGTGTTCTCGAAGAAGGGCGCAAAGGTCGAGATTGATATCCGCGCCGACTCACTTGCCATCCTCGCGGCGCCGGCAGCGGTGCTGGCGGGAGACACCCGCCGCATCTTTGCCCGCGGCACCGGCGGCCGGCTGCTGGAATTCAGAATCCAGGGCGATCAACGGACCGCAACGTTGCATGATCATGGCGTGCCCTCTGATGGTGCGATTGCTCTGCCAGATCCTGCACTCGGAACTGAGGCCAGGCCGAGTATTGTGCACGTCACCGTGCCCGTTGGTGACACTGAGATCAGTCTCGCCTTCTTGTATGTGAGAACCGAGAATGGCAATCTAGCAGAACGATTCTTTCAAGATGGCCAGGAGAGATGGGTTGCATTCAACACCCCGGCAAACGGTTTCAAGATCAAATTCGATCCCGCGGCAGTACAAACTGCCGACAAAACCATTTCAGTGTTTGTGGTGGCGGATGACGGCAATCTCTATGAGCTAAAGCGGGACTTCACAGATCTTCGGATTGACCCGCCGCCTGTCTGGGAAAACCGGGCAAGGCCGGCGGGGCAGGAATTGAATTCCTCGCCCCACGCACTCGTCTGTGCGTTGGACGATCAGTCGCGATTCACCAAAGTTTATGTGGCAGGGAGAAACGGCCAGCTTTATGAATGGGATGGTGTTGTGTGGAAATCCTATGCGGCGCTGCCTGCACCATTGCGCAGCACCGGTAGGCCGTTCGCCCAACTGCACTGTGAGCGAATCCCCGCGGATAGCAAGGTTCAATCGATTCAGCTTGATGCCGGTGCTTCAAGCCAGTCTGATGCCTATGCAGGGGTGGAAATTGAAATTCAAGCGACCGACGGGTCGCCTGTTATTCAAAGCACGAGGATTACGCAATACGACGGCAGGACCAAGACTGCCACGGTCGAAGCAAGGTATTGGATCGCGCGGCCTGGTCCAGGCACAAAGTACGAGGTGAAAACCGCGCACACTGGAACTGCGCGCCTGAGCGGCGCCGCCCTCAAGCTTCCGCCGTGGGCTTCGGATGATGATGACGCTTATGTCGGGCTGACGATCAAGGTGACATTTCCAGCCGGAGTTGCCGGTCAGGACGATGTGATCGTATCAGCGCGCATCACAAATTATGAGAGCGATACAAAGCTCGCCACGCTTGACACAGGGTGGGAACAACTGCCCGATGCAAGCACGAGATTCGAAATCGACCTGCCAGCCAGAACAGGAACCGTCAGTAGAGCCAGCCGAAAAACAGTTGTCCTGTCCCGTGAAGCCTTCAATCGGGATGGAGCGTATGTCGGTTTGTCCATCACTCTCGTCGCTTCCAACAATGCAGAATTCGGGCCTTTCACTATTGAACAGTATGATGGCAATTCTCGCGAGGTATATTTGGAAGAGGAGTGGAATCCGGAACTGAATCTGCAATACACCTATCGGATCGAAGCCTTGTCGGGTAACGCGCAGGCGTGGCGGTACCCTGCACGAGTCTTTCTCGCCATGGA from bacterium encodes the following:
- a CDS encoding phage baseplate assembly protein V, whose amino-acid sequence is MNMFDMSQESEDQETGGKIKGVAVGVVTNNKDPQGMGRVKIRFPWREHQDESYWARIATLMAGKDRGSFFLPEVGDEVLVAFEREDIRHPYVVGGLWNGQDKPPETNSDGKNNIRKIKSRSGHEIIFNDDHEAKKEKVEIHTKAGHKVVLDDAAGSEKIEVRDKSGSNFIVIDSVQNSITIESTAQLKIKSQKIDIEAGATMTLKASGALTIQGAIVKIN
- a CDS encoding PAAR domain-containing protein encodes the protein MGMPAARVGDPTNHGTPLSPGPGSVNVLIGGKPAWRAGSDFHTCPLFTGVVPHVGGMVAVGSVTVLINNLPAVRQGDMIVENGPPNSIAVGEPTVLIG
- a CDS encoding GPW/gp25 family protein translates to MPKSFLGRGWKFPVMVNLSSGKIAMSEFEQDIREAIWIILSTAPGERVMRPEFGCGIHDLVFASMNKATLGAIEASVRDALTRWEARVDLIKIEISTAEAGNGKLLISIDYRVRETNNEFNLVYPFYLSEGT